The Luteimonas galliterrae genomic interval CCGCCGCTTTTCGATGTGAGGCGGAATTCCTGGGTCAGTTTTTCAAGATCCAGGTTGTAGCGCACGAACGAACTTCCCGGCTCCGGCAGCCCCAGCTGCAGGTTCGCGAATTCGCCGAACTGGATCGTCGAATCGAGCTGGTACATCGACTGGGTATCGGACCATCCCGTCGCCGAAACGAAATCGGCCCAGCCCAGGTCCCAGTCCAAGGTCAGCGAATACAGGCTGAGATCCTTGGAAAAAGGCGTCGGCTGCCACTGCTGGTTCACCAGGTCGCCGAACATCGGGTTCCGGGTTGCCGGATCCAAAGCCACGCCGGCGCTGTTGTCGCTGTCGATGCTCTGGCGCAGCGCCGACACCTTCGCGTCGAAGGCGTCGCCATCCCAAACCAGGGCTGCACGCGCGCCGGTCTGGCTGCCGCTGTTGATGTCGTCGCTGCCGTCGACCGCATTGCCGATATAGCCAGGCAGCTCGTTGCGGGCATAGCTGACGCGCAGGCCCAGGCGGTCTTCCTTCAGCGGCAGGCTCGCGCCGAAGCGCACGTTCCAGCCATCGTCGCCATCGCTCACCGAAGACAGGCCGGCGCCGATCCGGAATTCGCTGTCCAGCAAATCCGGCGCGCGGGTTACGTATTTGAGCAGGCCGCCGATCGCGCCGGCGCCGTACAGCGTGCCCTGCGGTCCGCGCAAGACTTCGATGCGCTCGATGTCGTAGGGAAGCAGGTCCAGGTTGAGGATGTTGGCGGCCTGGTAGACGCCACTGGAGCCCACCGGCACTTCGTCGACGTAAGTGGCGACGGTCGCGCCGGACGACAATGCGGCGACGCCGCGCATCGAGATCGAAGTCAGACCCGGCGATCCGTTGTCCTGCACCTGCAGGCCGGGCACCAGGTCGGCGTAATCGGACAGGGAGTTCGCGCCCATGTTCTCCAGCTGCCGCTCGCCGATCACGCTGATCGACGCGGCCACCTCGCGCACGTTCTCGACGCGCTTGTTCGCGGTGACGACGACGGTCTCGAGATCGGTCACGTCCGTAGGACGCGTCTCTTCGCTCGCCGGTCCGGGCTGCGTTTGCTGGGCATGGGCCGCGGCCATGGAGGCGCACGCCAGCACCGCGACGATGGCGGCGGCCAACGGCCTGCGCTGCGCGACGCGGTAGGATCGATCGGTGGTCATATGCCGCACTCCCCGGGTTCGGTTGGAAGCAAGAAGATCAGGTCCAGATGCCGCCGAGCAGGCGGCGGAAATTGCCGCCCAGCACGGCTTCGATGTCGGTATCCGAATAGCCGCGGCGGATCAGCGCTTCGGTCAGGTCGTAGATTTTTTTCGGATGGTCGAAGCCGTCGATGTCGATCTTGTCGCGGAACGCGTAGCTGGCCTTGTAGGAAGCGCGAAGCTCCTTGAGCTGCTTGGGCTCCATGTCGTCGTAGCCGTTGAGATCCGCGTCCGAGCCGATGCCCACGTGCTCGATGCCCACCAGCTTGGCGACGTGGTCGATGTGATCGACCATGTGCTCGACGGTGGTGGGGTCGCGGCCGCGCACGAACATGCGCACGCCGGTGATGCCCATCACCCCGCCCTTGGCGGCGAGCTTGCGGATCGCCTCGTCGGTCTTCAGGCGCGGATGCGCGACCAGCGCGCGGCAGTTGGAATGGGTGATGGCGATCGGGCCCTTCGACAGTTCGATCGCGTCCAGCGTGGTGCGGTCGCCGCAATGCGATGCATCGATCAGCATGCCGGCCTCGTTCATCGCCTTGATGATGTCCGCGCCGTAATCGCTGACGCCGCCGTCGATGCGGTCGGTGCCGCCGGTGCCGACGAAGTTCTGGCTGTTGTAGGTCAGTTGCGCGCAGCGCTGGCCGAGCTGGTGGAATTTCTTGACGTCGTCGGCCTGGCGGAAATGGTCGGCGTTCTGCACGCCCATGATCACCGCGATCTTGCCCTGGGCCTTGGCGCGGTCGAGGTCCTGCGCCTTGTCGACCAGGCAGAACAGCTCGTCGTTGCGGCCGACGTAGCCCTGCCACGCGGCCAGAAAGGCGAGCACGTCCTCGTAGGCCTTCGCCCCGTCGAAGCCGACCGAGTTATGGAAGCCTGTGATGCCGCTGCCGCGGAACATCGCCGTTTCCTGCGTGCTGATGCGACCGGCGTAGGCTTCGGGCCGGAAGTCGAGCTTGAGCGGCGCCAGCATGTCGATCACCAAGGCGCGTTCGACCAGCGCGCGCGCCCGTGCCGAATAGGCGCGCGGATCGGCCGCTTTCGCACGGGCCACGGCGCGGAACGGATAAGGGAGCGAGACCGCCACCGTGGCGCCCGCGGCGGCTTTCAGCAGGCCGCGCCGGGCCGTGCTCGGACGATCGGTTGCCATTCGGCGCTCCTCCAACCCTATTGGGACATAATCGTCCTAATTAGAGAATTGTCAATCTGCACAGCAACATCCTGATTAGGGCGCAACCGCGCCGGAGTTGCCCGCGTGCGCCGCTTCGGCGCGCCGGGTCGGACGATCCAGCCGCCACAGCACCGCGCCCGCGACGATCGCCACGGCCGCCATCAGTGCGAAGAAGTACGACGCGCCGATCACGCTCCACAACGTGCCCAGCGCGCCCGCCAACAAGCTGCCGCCGAACGTGGCGAAGAACCACGCCGCGATCGTGGTGGCGCGATGGCCTTCCGGCGCAAGCCGCGCGAACAGGCCCAGCCCCACCGGCAGGATGAACAACTCGCCCGCGGTCAGCACGACGAAGAACAGCGCCAGCCACAACCAGCTCGCCTGTCCTTGCGGCACGGCGCCGCTGACCGCAGCGAGCATCAGGTACGCCGCGGCCACGCCGAGCGCGCCCATCGACATCTTCTGCGCGGCCGCCGGTTCCCTGCCTTTCCGCGCCTGGCGCGTCCAGTGCGCCACGAACAATGGCGTCAGCACGACCACCATCAGCGGGTTGAGCGCCTGGAACCACGTCATCGGGATCGAGAAGCCGCCGGCGAGCCGGCGGTCGATGCCGCTGTCGGCCCACAACGCGATGGTGTTGCCGACCTGTTCGTAAGCGCCGCGGAACAGCATCACGGTCAATGCGATGGCGAGCAGCACCAGCAGCCTTTGCTTCAGGTCTTGTCCGCGCAATTTCGACGCCGCGCGCGGCAGCGCCGCGGCCTTCGTCGCGCGCGCCGCATCGGGCGGCAGGTAGCGCGCGCCGAATACGTAGACCGTCAATCCGGCCAGCATGCCGATGCCGGCGGCGCCGAATCCCCAGTGCCATCCGTAGAGTTCGCCCAGCGTGCCGCAGACCAGCGGCGCGAGCAATCCGCCCAGATTGATGCCGACGTAATAGAGGTTGTACGCCGATCCGCGGCGCGGATCGTCCTTGGCGTACAGGCCGTCGATCTGGCTCGGCAGGCTGGGCAGGAACAAGCCGTTGCCCAGCGCGATCGCGAGCAAAGCGAAATAGAACAAGCTTTCCGAAGCCATCAGGAAATGGCCCAGCGCCATCACCGTGCCGCCGATGATCACCGCGCGCCGCCGTCCCAGCCAACGGTCGGAAATCACGCCGCCGAGGATCGGCGTGAAGTACACCGCCGCCGTGTACAGCCCGTAGATCAGCGACGCCTGCTGCTGGCCGAGCAGCAACTGCTTGGTCATGTAGTAGACCAGCAGCGCGCGCATGCCGTAGTAGGAAAAGATCTCCCACATCTGGGTCAGGAACAGCACGCTCAAGCCGCGCGGCTGTCCGAACCAGTCGCCGTGCGCCGGCGGTGCGTTCATTCGCGCGGACCGCCCCACACGTCGTCCGCACACTGGATATGGCCGTCGGCGTAGATCGCCGCCGGCGTGCGGTCGTGGGTCAGGAACAGCGCGCCGTCCAGGTCGACGATGTCGCAGTGCTGGCCCAGCACGTAACCCGGCGCCATCGCCCAGCTGGTGCCGACCATGTTGCCGACCATCACTCGCATGCCGAGCGCGCGCGCCTTCTGCGCCATCAGTAGGCCTTCGGTTAAGCCGCCGCATTTGTCGAGCTTGATGTTGACCACGTCGAAGCGGCCGACCAGCGCTTCGATTTCGTCCAGGCCTTGCACGCTTTCGTCGGCGGCGATCGGGACCGCGTGATCGACGCCGTCCAGATCCGATTCGCGGCCGCGCGCGCACGGCTGCTCGAGCAGCGATATCCGCGCCTGCACAAGCACCGGCAGCAATCGTTCGAGCGTCGCCGGCACGTAGCCCTGGTTGGCGTCGACGCCGATCCACGCATCGGGCCGTGCCGCGCGCACTGCGCGTACGCGCTCGGTGTCCAGATCGGCCTCGCCGGTCAGCTTGAGCTTGAGCGCGCGCGCCTGCGTGTAGGCCATCGCGGCTTTCGCCATCGCGGCAGGGTCGTCCGCGCCGATGGTGAACGTGGTGAGCAACGGCCGCGGCGCGGCGATGCCTGCGAGCTTCCACACCGGAACGCCCGCGCGCTGGGCTTCGAGTTCCCACAATGCGCAATCGAGCGCGTTGCGCGCGCCGCCCGGCGGCAGCAGCGTACGCAGCGCGTCGCGCGTCAATCCGGCTTCTATGCGTTCGCGATGCGCTTCGAGCGTGGCGAGCATGCCATCGGGGCGATCGTCGAGGTAATAGACGCCCGCCGCCTCGCCGCGGCCGGCGCAGGCGCCGTCGCGGACTGTCGCGATCACCACCGGCACATCGTGGAAGACATGCCCGGTGATGCGGAACGGCGCCGTCAGCCGCAAATCCTCCTGGCGAAGTTCGAGTTCGATGCGGCTCACGCGATTCTCCGGAGACGAGTGTCGGCAGGCCGCGGCTCCTTCCGGAACCGCAGCATGGCGTTTCGATGGGTGCGTCAGTAGTTGGCGCTATAGCCGATGACGCGGAAGACGACGCAGACCCAGAGGATGCCCAGGCACGACACCGCCAGCACGATGCTCCACAACTTGGCCGGCCAGCGGCGGCCGCTGCGCAGCACGGTCCATGCGTTCCAGACCGCAACCGCGGCGCCCAGCGGCACCACGACCGTTGCCAATAGGCGCAGCAGAGTGATGACGATGTCGTAGCCCGGCGTCATCAGCTCGAAGCTGCTCAGCATCGAAAGCACCATCGCGAACGCCGCGCCCGCCACGATCAGCACCGCCAACGATGCGATCCTGATCCATCGGTGCGCCTTGGCGTCGCGTCCGGACAAGCGATAGCCGACGCCGTAATGACGCCGCACCAGCGCCGACACCGGCCACGCCAGCACGGTCAGCAGCAGCGCAGCCAGTGCCACCACCAGCAATGGCATCAGCCAGCCGGCGGACCGCCACCAGGACGTGCGGTCGAACATCATGAACGCCGAGAAAGGATCGGTGCTGAAACGCTCGACGCGTCCGTTCACCACCTTCGCCGCGAGGCGGTCGTGGCCGGCCACGTCGCGCCAGACGTACGGCGCGATTTCGCGGAATTTCTTCGGCTGGCCGTTGAGCCCGGTCAACATCGGCACGGTGATCGTGCCGTCTTCGTTGGCCACCACTTTCACCTGGCCCATCAGGTAAGCCAGCGAGATGAAACTCGTCTCCGCGCGGCGGCTGTTCTCGTAGCGCCCGGCGATCTGTTGCGCATGCTGCTTGGCCGTTTCCGGGTCGACCTTCCCTTCCGCACGCGGACCGGGCAGGTAGCGGTCGGCGAAGCTCTCGAACAACGCCGTGCGGATCGCACCGGCAGCGCCTTCCTTGCCCGCGCTATTCACAGACACGTACAGGCCGACGTTGCGGTCGAGGAACAGGTGCAGGTAACTATGGAACCATTGCGTGTCGCCGCCATGGGCGATGACGCGATGGCCGTTGATGTTGGTCTCGTAGAAGCCCAGCAGCATGCGGTTGAGCGGCGGCAGGATCGTCAGCGCGGTGCCGTGCATCTGCTCGGCGGTGGCCGGCTGCAGGATGCGCCCGGAACCGTACGCGCCGTTCTGCAGGTGCGCGATCATGAAACGTCCCATGTCCTCGCCCGACGCGGCCAACGCGCCCGCCGGCGCGGAGGTGACGATCTCGTAGGGTTTGGGCTTGTCGTCCGAAGCGAGTTCGTAGCCTTTGGACATCAGCGGCTGCAACGCGGCGGGCAGCGGCTGGCGGAAGCTGGCATGGCGCATGCCCAGCGGCGCGAAGATGTGGCGGTCGAGATAATCGTCGAACGGCTCGCCCGAGACGCGCTCGACGATGTAGCCGGCCAGGCTGGTGGCGTAATTGGAATACGCCGGCGTGACGCCTGCCGGAAAGATGCGGACAGGCACCCAGTGCTTCAGGTAATCGCCGAGCGAGGGGATGTTTTTCGCATCGCTGGTAATCAACGCACGCGCGGTTTCTTCCATGCCCGTGGTGTGGGTCATGATGTTGCGCAGCGTGATCGGCTTGCCGTCGCGCGGCGGGATCTTGAAATCCAGGTATTCGTTGACGTCGCGGTCCAGATCCAGCTTGCCTTGCTCGACCAGCTGCATGACCGCGGTCCAGGTGAACAGCTTGGACACCGAGCCGGGGCGGAACAACGTGCGCTGCGGATCGACCGGCTTGCGCGCCGCGACATCGGCGTAGCCGTAGCCCTTCTGGAACAGGATCCGGCCGTCCTTGACCACGACCACCACCGAACCTGCGACGTCGCCGCGTTCCAGCGCGTACGGCATGAAGCCGTCGAGCCAGGCTTCCAGGTCGGCGCGGGTCAGCGATCCGGTGGCCGCGTCGGTCACGTCGGCGGGCGCTACCGGCGCCTGCGCCTTCGGCCGCTCCACGGTGACCGGCGGGCGCAGATCGGGGCCATCCTGCGCCGCGAGCGGCAAGGTCGACATCGCAATCAAAAGACCGGCCAAGGCTGCAATCGGACGCATAGCGAGGTGTCTCCCCAAGTCTGCCGAGCGGGCAACGCCGCCGCAGGTGCCCAGCGGCGAGGCATGCCGGTGATTGTCTGTTTCGCAATAATGATCCTGATTAGAGAATTGTCAACCCATTCTGGTCAATAGGCCCCCGACGCGGGATCATGTGCCCATCGCCTCAACCGAACCGCACCGACGGGCCGATCGATTCGGCCGGCCGTGCCCTGATCCGCAGGAGCCTGGAACCAGATGACCCCGCAACACCGCACCATCGGCAGCCTGTTGCGCGCCTTGCGCGCGCGCAACGACTGGACGCTCAAGGAAATGAGCGAGCGCTGCGGCATTCCACTGTCGACGCTGTCCAAGGTCGAACACGATCGCCTGACGCTCACCTACGACAAGCTGCTGCAACTCAGCCAGCGGCTCAACATCCGCATGTCCGAACTGTTCGCCGAACAGGACGAAGCGGCCGAGCAACCGGTGACCGCGCGCCGCAGCATCGGCCGGATCGAGGACGCGATCCGCGTCAACACGCCCAACTACGACTACTACTACATGTGCCCGGAACTGCGCCGCAAGCGCATGATTCCCGTGCTGACCCGGGTGCGCGCAAAAAGCATCGGCGAGTTCGGCGACCTGGTCCACCACTCCGGCGAGGAATACATCCACGTGCTCGAAGGCCGGGCCGAGGTGCATACCGAGTTCTACGATCCGATCGTGCTGGAGGCGGGCGAATCGGTCTACATCGATTCCAACATGGGCCACGCCTACATCGCGGCCGAAGGCTGCGAAGAGGTGTTGCTGCTGGGCGTGTGCTCGAGCGCGGACGAGCAGCTGATGGAGTCGCTGATGACCCTGCACGGCGAGGAAAGTCCCGCGCAGAAGGAGGCCGACCGCATCGGCGCGCCCGCTTCGCGCGATGCCAAGCCCGCCCGGCGTGCCGCCTCCAGGACGAGAACCTTGCGGCGCAAGACTGCGCCTGCGAAATGAGGTTTTGCGCGCACCCGCTATCGCCCGCGGACGGGCGCGATAGCCGGACGCGCCGCGCTTTCGCTTAACATCGCGCCATGGACTGGATCGACCTGCGCAGCGACACCGTCACCCTGCCCTCGCCCGCGATGCGCGAGGCGATGGCGCGCGCCGAAGTCGGCGACGACGTCTATGGCGAAGATCCCACCGTCAACGCGCTGCAACAGCGGCTGGCCGGGGATCTGGGCTTCAAAGCGGGCCTGTTCGTGCCCAGCGGCACCCAATCCAACCTGCTGGCGCTGATGTCGCATTGCCAGCGCGGCGACGAATACATCGTCGGCATGGACGCGCACACCTACAAATACGAAGGCGGCGGCGCGGCGGTGCTCGGTTCGATCCAGCCGCAACCGCTGCCGCAGGCGGCCGACGGCACGCTGCCGCTGGACGCGATCGAACGCGCGATCAAACCCGACGACGCGCACTACGCGCGCACCCGCCTGCTGTGCCTGGAAAACACCTGGCACGGCCGCGCGCTGCCGCAAGCGTACCTGGCGCAAGCGCGCGCGCTTTGCGACCGCCGCGGCTTGGCATTGCATCTGGACGGCGCGCGGCTGTTCAACGCCGCGGTATCGCAGGGCGTGGAAGCGCGGACCATCGCGCAGCATTTCGACAGCGTGTCGGTCTGTCTGTCCAAAGGCCTGGGCGCGCCGGTCGGTTCGGTGCTGGTCGGCACGCAAGCGCTGATCGATAAAGCGCGCCGCCTGCGCAAGATGGCCGGCGGCGGCATGCGCCAGGCCGGCATCCTCGCTGCGGCGGGCCTGTACGCGCTGGACTACAACGTCGCGCGTCTCGCCGACGATCACGCCCGCGCCGCGCGCCTGGCCGAAGGTTTGCGCGATCTGCCGGGCCTGCAGGTGACCGCCCAGCACACCAACATGGTGTTCATCGACGTGCCGACTGAGCGCCTGCAGGCGCTGAAGGCGCATATGGACGCCGCCCGCGTGCGGTTGTCGATCGGCTATACGCCCGCCATCCGCATGGTGCTGCACATGGATGTCGACAATGCGGGCGTGCGGCGCGCCGTCGACGCGTTCCAGGCATTTCCCCGCTAGCTCGGCTTTCGCAGTGCCGGCTCTTCGTAGGAGCGGCTTTAGCCGCGAGCTCTTTCCCCAAGCTCGCGCGAACGTGGGAGTAAGAGCTCGCGGCTAAAGCCGCTCCTACGAAAAAGCGGGACAAGGCCGCCTGGCCATGTCGATTCCGCCCCCACCCCTTCGTCTATCCCATGACGCCCGCTTCCGGGCCTTCAAGGAGACGACCCCCATGGTCAGCGTTGTAAATCCCTACCTGAACTTCGACGGCAACGCCCGCGAGGCCTTCGACCACTACCGCTCCATTTTCGGCGGCGAGTTCGCCACGGCCATGCGCTTCCGCGACTTCCCCGGCCACATGGGCGTCGGCGAGGCCGACCTGGACAAGATCGCCCACATCGCGCTGCCGCTGGGCAAGCAGATGCTGATGGCCAGCGACGTCTCCGGCGGCTACGGCGCCAGCTTCAAAGTCGGCACCAACACCTACATCCACGTGGAAGCCGACGGCGCCGACGAAGCGAACCGCATCTTCGACGGCCTCTCCGCCGGCGGCAAAACCGAAATGCCGCTGAGCAAGACCGAATGGGCCGAGCTGTACGGCATCTGCGTCGACAAGTTCGGCGTGCAGTGGATGGTCAGCTACACCGGTTCGGTGACGTTCGCCGGCTAACCGTAGGGCGGGTTTCAACCCGCCTTCCGGTCGATGAGGTGCACGCCAGGATCGGGCGACTGCCAAAGTCGCCCGGAACATCCTGCGCGCACCTGCACGGAAACGAGGCGGGTCGAAACCCGCCCCACCTCATCCATCGCGCCCGCTCGCCGAAACTGCAGCGAGCGGCACATCCCGAGGGTGTCTTGGTACGCAAATTGCATCCTGATTCTCTGATAGCGCCATCGGGGGATCGGCATGGACCGCGTGTTTATTTCGGCAGGGCTGGCGCTGGCGGCGGCGTTGATCCCCGCTGCGGCGGCCCAAGCCCACGGCGGCGGGCTCGATCGCCACGGCTGCCACCACGACCGCAAGCACGGCGGCTACCACTGCCACCGCTCGCCCGGCATCGCCGCCGCTTCCCTGGCGTCCAGCCCTGACCCGGCGCGACGTAACAATCTGACCGGCTACGTCACACCCGCCGCCGCCGGCGCCTACCGCAACTGCACCGAAGCCCGCGCCGCCGGCGCGGCCCCGGTCCGCCGCGGCGACCCCGGCTACGGCCCGCACCTGGACCGCGACAACGACGGCAAGGGCTGCGAATGACCCCGCACTCGCCGATGCAAGTGGGCGCGATCAAGACGCGGGTGCTGATCCTGCTGATCGCGCTGATCGTGTGCGGGGTGGCGGGGACGGTGATCCTGAGCCACTTCATGAAGGCCGACCGCAAGCCGGCCGCGGTAACCGCTACGCAACCCGCAGCGCCGCGCGCCGATCTTCCGCCGGGCGTCCAATCCGCTGCGCTCACGCTCGAAACTACGCATTACGT includes:
- a CDS encoding TonB-dependent receptor, whose protein sequence is MTTDRSYRVAQRRPLAAAIVAVLACASMAAAHAQQTQPGPASEETRPTDVTDLETVVVTANKRVENVREVAASISVIGERQLENMGANSLSDYADLVPGLQVQDNGSPGLTSISMRGVAALSSGATVATYVDEVPVGSSGVYQAANILNLDLLPYDIERIEVLRGPQGTLYGAGAIGGLLKYVTRAPDLLDSEFRIGAGLSSVSDGDDGWNVRFGASLPLKEDRLGLRVSYARNELPGYIGNAVDGSDDINSGSQTGARAALVWDGDAFDAKVSALRQSIDSDNSAGVALDPATRNPMFGDLVNQQWQPTPFSKDLSLYSLTLDWDLGWADFVSATGWSDTQSMYQLDSTIQFGEFANLQLGLPEPGSSFVRYNLDLEKLTQEFRLTSKSGGRFEWLLGVYHTKEDALQRQLAWLGQRDGSPLPAPLGDMFGVLALLELPSDYKETALFANGAWRLSERFKIDAGARQARNEQAFSQNTTAGILVPIGNAPGASEEDVFTWSLSPQFQLTKDVMVYARAATGYQPGGPNVALPGMPPSVDSSMLASYEIGMKSQFADRRVELDLAAFRIDWDDIQVASQFNGVGGLVNGGEATSKGLELSAQFRATDDLRFGLNAAYTKAEVKNDFEATVIPQPGFDVILNTGLAGDRMPYVPELAWSATAEYAFDFAGGGHGQVGAVFRSVGDRVNDTTERQRVTAPGDPSTVLQEEITAPTELDAYRALDLYAGIGKGAWELRAYVNNVTDERAYSSIGSASSAVTGALVQLSAVPIQPRTFGIEFDYRF
- a CDS encoding dipeptidase, encoding MATDRPSTARRGLLKAAAGATVAVSLPYPFRAVARAKAADPRAYSARARALVERALVIDMLAPLKLDFRPEAYAGRISTQETAMFRGSGITGFHNSVGFDGAKAYEDVLAFLAAWQGYVGRNDELFCLVDKAQDLDRAKAQGKIAVIMGVQNADHFRQADDVKKFHQLGQRCAQLTYNSQNFVGTGGTDRIDGGVSDYGADIIKAMNEAGMLIDASHCGDRTTLDAIELSKGPIAITHSNCRALVAHPRLKTDEAIRKLAAKGGVMGITGVRMFVRGRDPTTVEHMVDHIDHVAKLVGIEHVGIGSDADLNGYDDMEPKQLKELRASYKASYAFRDKIDIDGFDHPKKIYDLTEALIRRGYSDTDIEAVLGGNFRRLLGGIWT
- a CDS encoding peptide MFS transporter, whose translation is MNAPPAHGDWFGQPRGLSVLFLTQMWEIFSYYGMRALLVYYMTKQLLLGQQQASLIYGLYTAAVYFTPILGGVISDRWLGRRRAVIIGGTVMALGHFLMASESLFYFALLAIALGNGLFLPSLPSQIDGLYAKDDPRRGSAYNLYYVGINLGGLLAPLVCGTLGELYGWHWGFGAAGIGMLAGLTVYVFGARYLPPDAARATKAAALPRAASKLRGQDLKQRLLVLLAIALTVMLFRGAYEQVGNTIALWADSGIDRRLAGGFSIPMTWFQALNPLMVVVLTPLFVAHWTRQARKGREPAAAQKMSMGALGVAAAYLMLAAVSGAVPQGQASWLWLALFFVVLTAGELFILPVGLGLFARLAPEGHRATTIAAWFFATFGGSLLAGALGTLWSVIGASYFFALMAAVAIVAGAVLWRLDRPTRRAEAAHAGNSGAVAP
- a CDS encoding dipeptide epimerase, encoding MSRIELELRQEDLRLTAPFRITGHVFHDVPVVIATVRDGACAGRGEAAGVYYLDDRPDGMLATLEAHRERIEAGLTRDALRTLLPPGGARNALDCALWELEAQRAGVPVWKLAGIAAPRPLLTTFTIGADDPAAMAKAAMAYTQARALKLKLTGEADLDTERVRAVRAARPDAWIGVDANQGYVPATLERLLPVLVQARISLLEQPCARGRESDLDGVDHAVPIAADESVQGLDEIEALVGRFDVVNIKLDKCGGLTEGLLMAQKARALGMRVMVGNMVGTSWAMAPGYVLGQHCDIVDLDGALFLTHDRTPAAIYADGHIQCADDVWGGPRE
- a CDS encoding serine hydrolase domain-containing protein; this encodes MSTLPLAAQDGPDLRPPVTVERPKAQAPVAPADVTDAATGSLTRADLEAWLDGFMPYALERGDVAGSVVVVVKDGRILFQKGYGYADVAARKPVDPQRTLFRPGSVSKLFTWTAVMQLVEQGKLDLDRDVNEYLDFKIPPRDGKPITLRNIMTHTTGMEETARALITSDAKNIPSLGDYLKHWVPVRIFPAGVTPAYSNYATSLAGYIVERVSGEPFDDYLDRHIFAPLGMRHASFRQPLPAALQPLMSKGYELASDDKPKPYEIVTSAPAGALAASGEDMGRFMIAHLQNGAYGSGRILQPATAEQMHGTALTILPPLNRMLLGFYETNINGHRVIAHGGDTQWFHSYLHLFLDRNVGLYVSVNSAGKEGAAGAIRTALFESFADRYLPGPRAEGKVDPETAKQHAQQIAGRYENSRRAETSFISLAYLMGQVKVVANEDGTITVPMLTGLNGQPKKFREIAPYVWRDVAGHDRLAAKVVNGRVERFSTDPFSAFMMFDRTSWWRSAGWLMPLLVVALAALLLTVLAWPVSALVRRHYGVGYRLSGRDAKAHRWIRIASLAVLIVAGAAFAMVLSMLSSFELMTPGYDIVITLLRLLATVVVPLGAAVAVWNAWTVLRSGRRWPAKLWSIVLAVSCLGILWVCVVFRVIGYSANY
- a CDS encoding helix-turn-helix domain-containing protein, translated to MTPQHRTIGSLLRALRARNDWTLKEMSERCGIPLSTLSKVEHDRLTLTYDKLLQLSQRLNIRMSELFAEQDEAAEQPVTARRSIGRIEDAIRVNTPNYDYYYMCPELRRKRMIPVLTRVRAKSIGEFGDLVHHSGEEYIHVLEGRAEVHTEFYDPIVLEAGESVYIDSNMGHAYIAAEGCEEVLLLGVCSSADEQLMESLMTLHGEESPAQKEADRIGAPASRDAKPARRAASRTRTLRRKTAPAK
- the ltaE gene encoding low-specificity L-threonine aldolase, producing the protein MDWIDLRSDTVTLPSPAMREAMARAEVGDDVYGEDPTVNALQQRLAGDLGFKAGLFVPSGTQSNLLALMSHCQRGDEYIVGMDAHTYKYEGGGAAVLGSIQPQPLPQAADGTLPLDAIERAIKPDDAHYARTRLLCLENTWHGRALPQAYLAQARALCDRRGLALHLDGARLFNAAVSQGVEARTIAQHFDSVSVCLSKGLGAPVGSVLVGTQALIDKARRLRKMAGGGMRQAGILAAAGLYALDYNVARLADDHARAARLAEGLRDLPGLQVTAQHTNMVFIDVPTERLQALKAHMDAARVRLSIGYTPAIRMVLHMDVDNAGVRRAVDAFQAFPR
- a CDS encoding VOC family protein gives rise to the protein MVSVVNPYLNFDGNAREAFDHYRSIFGGEFATAMRFRDFPGHMGVGEADLDKIAHIALPLGKQMLMASDVSGGYGASFKVGTNTYIHVEADGADEANRIFDGLSAGGKTEMPLSKTEWAELYGICVDKFGVQWMVSYTGSVTFAG
- a CDS encoding excalibur calcium-binding domain-containing protein, which encodes MDRVFISAGLALAAALIPAAAAQAHGGGLDRHGCHHDRKHGGYHCHRSPGIAAASLASSPDPARRNNLTGYVTPAAAGAYRNCTEARAAGAAPVRRGDPGYGPHLDRDNDGKGCE